One Anopheles marshallii chromosome 3, idAnoMarsDA_429_01, whole genome shotgun sequence genomic region harbors:
- the LOC128713164 gene encoding odorant receptor 4-like has product MEHYRTHLTFENTLKNTNIMLLMVGIPTCEELYPVGVLATVWRNLGFIGSFLLLSYTTVGELIYLLQMFEREVNFLEVTFQAPCIGYCVIGVLKMIILAGRRNTIAELVGLFRTKWKQAIVADEHWKLCEDTMKPAIRVTSVTALVNVVMGISFTILPIAEMIYHHYHTGTWNRQLSFNIWWPFDVFAGAKYFWFVYPLYVVIGFIGIIIHMAFDCLFCILAAHLCMHFRILEHNLALAAALTDREANDEEASIARLQDAVINHQNLIGCGVFMQNVFGNTLFVNFFGSSIIICIQMFMITTVSGYMLVKFVLFMLCFLIELLMLCVYGEDIIESSGALINAAYGCQWYEESKPFQRTVLQIIHRSQQPVLLTAWKIWPIKMNTFSRILQASWSYFTLLKTVYRNE; this is encoded by the exons ATGGAACACTACCGCACGCATCTAACCTTTGAAAACACGttaaaaaacaccaacattatgctgctgatggtgggcATTCCGACCTGCGAGGAACTTTACCCGGTCGGTGTGTTGGCTACGGTTTGGAGAAACTTGGGGTTTATCGGATCTTTCCTGTTGCTGTCCTACACGACGGTCGGCGAACTGATCTATCTGCTGCAGATGTTCGAACGGGAAGTGAACTTTCTCGAGGTGACATTCCAAGCACCGTGCATTGGGTACTGTGTTATCGGTGTGCTGAAAATGATTATCCTAGCGGGAAGACGCAACACGATCGCCGAGCTGGTGGGATTGTTTCGCACGAAATGGAAGCAAGCG ATTGTAGCAGACGAACATTGGAAGTTATGCGAGGATACCATGAAACCAGCGATCCGGGTTACTTCCGTAACGGCTCTGGTAAACGTTGTGATGGGCATATCCTTCACCATATTACCGATAGCGGAAATGATCTACCACCATTATCACACCGGAACTTGGAACCGTCAGCTATCCTTCAACATCTGGTGGCCATTCGATGTGTTCGCCGGTGCCAAGTACTTCTGGTTTGTCTATCCACTGTACGTGGTGATTGGATTTATCGGCATTATTATCCACATG GCATTCGATTGTTTATTCTGCATATTGGCCGCCCATTTGTGTATGCACTTTCGGATCCTGGAGCACAATCTCGCCCTTGCCGCGGCGCTTACCGATCGAGAGGCGAACGATGAAGAGGCCAGCATAGCACGCCTTCAGGATGCGGTAATTAAtcatcaaaatttgattgG GTGTGGGGTGTTCATGCAGAACGTGTTCGGTAACACGCTGTTTGTTAACTTCTTCGGCAGTTCGATCATTATCTGCATCCAAATGTTTATGATTACG ACCGTGAGTGGATATATGCTGGTTAAGTTTGTGCTGTTTATGCTGTGTTTTCTGATTGAACTGCTGatgttgtgtgtgtacggtGAGGATATTATAGAATCG AGTGGAGCATTGATAAATGCAGCCTACGGTTGCCAGTGGTACGAGGAGTCAAAGCCATTCCAGCGCACCGTACTACAGATTATACACCGAAGTCAACAGCCCGTCCTTCTGACTGCTTGGAAAATTTGGCCCATTAAAATGAATACTTTCAGCAGG ATTTTGCAGGCTTCCTGGTCCTACTTTACACTGTTAAAAACTGTTTATCGTAACGAATAG
- the LOC128714373 gene encoding protein PTHB1, which produces MSLFKVRNWWKTQCPTIGPAYDSFSLHCARLCIEEGEKDSIVVGSHSGQLCIYRPSGGTTNLPDLDAEDAEGQLNQNSAPNEPFENVFQHADVILEVQLAFPVLAIGSGKFTTTNKTDPRLQLAVLHPTKLCIYQIVTIDGLADHGDHTLLVTLCDHPLSQPAFSLCHGPFGGVKGRDFLCVQHLDGSLRFFEQDGISYERTLATDRHIPSPVHYLQRVDCFVTVAPSWVLECYRYQDIAEALESLRRHDPIWSLCVGEYALDLQVHQISNNESVIVILGENNVLCVSDTGKVRFIKKLDYSPICFHTFVTGWYWEPGARLMLAVVSESGSLLLYDSDQIIWSAQLADVPVAISRANVTGLPGALVTLGATGSLTIGYLGSEPQLFRVPALNLAPFEIARCQMELLELEREIRAGVDPSDASIANAAAERDVKVVVTIGEETIPCTHPTNIPPGVATEMCQLSVTVQVEPKLEVLQLTITTDLAVGCSKVAYLFRDVVAHSTERFDVWVYPAEQTLPATRTVTVYCSYTNKQGITRVLQKEILLPLKLFLKPCQPSKEAQYKLTLSVVSSTPQNNAVGGLGQLFPEFTSDGSSTTSALGLQPIGAGDGRRVTIVAAKNTNRFRIQSDELGIIALVLECLIGRLQGERDSESDGSYRKDACKVAISGVPSISGLLRSLQTHCEIRKAVKQLEQELEITTGQMRLFERRFVVKLQERSLRALDGILMLLKRNHSSVAKVCLQLKTARHKMKLAQIDLAAILHLFHLCYTHTANAPSGAKHLDHLTGLLRHSVIDSTEQCYEEMLLPVVRFLDQTGPLKNTSEQQDTFDDAFFYTAKQNERGDVDVTIHSELLQKQLQRLLGRVNDRFVTTAKVSGSGSGRNSVDFEDQPLPEAHNEETEEEDEDNRIDNRADSDFPKLGSNASEWVNYEKMSDLPL; this is translated from the exons ATGTCGCTGTTTAAGGTGCGGAACTGGTGGAAAACGCAGTGTCCCACCATCGGGCCAGCGTACGATTCCTTTTCATTGCACTGTGCCCGGCTGTGCATAGAGGAGGGTGAGAAGGACAGCATAGTGGTTGGGTCGCATTCCGGTCAGCTATGCATCTACCGTCCATCGGGAGGAACCACCAACCTGCCGGATCTCGATGCGGAGGACGCAGAAGGACAGCTGAATCAAAATTCCGCACCGAACGAACCGTTCGAGAACGTGTTCCAACACGCGGATGTCATCCTGGAGGTGCAACTTGCGTTTCCTGTGCTGGCCATTGGCAGTGGAAAGTTTACCAC GACGAATAAAACCGACCCCCGATTGCAGCTGGCCGTATTGCACCCTACGAAGCTGTGCATCTATCAAATCGTGACGATAGACGGACTAGCGGATCATGGTGACCATACGCTGCTCGTTACACTCTGCGACCATCCACTCTCGCAACCAGCCTTCTCCCTGTGCCATGGCCCGTTCGGTGGTGTGAAAGGACGCGATTTTCTTTGCGTGCAGCATTTGGACGGTTCGCTACGGTTCTTCGAGCAGGACGGTATCAGCTACGAACGTACGTTGGCCACCGATCGGCACATACCTTCGCCGGTACACTATTTGCAGCGCGTTGATTGTTTCGTGACGGTTGCACCGAGCTGGGTGCTGGAGTGTTACCGCTATCAGGACATTGCCGAAGCACTCGAATCATTGCGCCGTCACGATCCGATCTGGTCGCTGTGCGTTGGCGAGTATGCGCTCGATCTGCAGGTGCATCAAATATCCAA CAACGAATCCGTCATCGTGATATTGGGTGAGAACAATGTGCTGTGCGTGTCCGATACGGGTAAGGTGCGGTTTATCAAAAAGCTTGACTACTCACCGATCTGTTTCCACACCTTCGTCACTGGTTGGTACTGGG AACCCGGTGCACGATTAATGCTGGCGGTTGTTTCCGAAAGTGGATCCTTGCTGCTGTACGATAGCGATCAAATCATCTGGTCAGCTCAGCTGGCTGACGTCCCGGTGGCAATCAGCCGCGCTAATGTAACAGGGCTCCCAGGCGCACTGGTCACACTCGGTGCCACCGGATCTCTCACGATCGGATATCTCGGCTCGGAACCGCAGCTGTTTCGCGTACCGGCCCTCAACCTAGCACCGTTCGAGATTGCTCGCTGCCAAATGGAACTGCTGGAACTGGAACGAGAAATACGTGCCGGAGTGGATCCAAGTGACGCGAGCATTGCCAACGCGGCTGCCGAAAGGGACGTCAAGGTGGTCGTTACCATCGGTGAGGAAACGATCCCCTGCACCCATCCGACAAACATTCCCCCGGGAGTGGCCACTGAAATGTGCCAACTGAGTGTGACGGTCCAGGTGGAACCGAAACTCGAGGTACTGCAGCTTACCATCACCACAGATCTGGCTGTTGGGTGCTCGAAGGTGGCGTACCTGTTCCGAGATGTGGTAGCACACAGCACGGAACGATTTGACGTGTGGGTATATCCTGCCGAGCAGACGCTACCAGCCACACGCACGGTAACCGTGTACTGCTCCTACACCAACAAGCAAGGCATCACGAGGGTGTTGCAGAAGGAAATTCTGCTACCATTGAAGCTATTCCTCAAACCATGCCAACCTTCAAAGGAAGCACAGTACAAACTAACCCTGTCAGTAGTTAGTAGCACACCGCAAAATAATGCCGTTGGTGGATTGGGACAATTATTTCCAGAGTTTACCTCCGATGGCAGCAGTACTACCAGTGCACTTGGACTGCAACCAATAGGAGCTGGAGATGGACGTAGAGTTACGATAGTAGCGGCCAAAAACACGAACCGTTTTCGCATTCAATCTGACGAGCTTGGCATTATTGCGCTAGTATTGGAATGCCTCATCGGTCGTCTACAAGGGGAACGAGACTCCGAATCGGATGGATCCTACCGAAAAGACGCGTGCAAAGTAGCTATCAGTGGAGTCCCATCAATCAGTGGACTACTGAGATCGTTGCAAACACATTGTGAAATAAGAAAAGCAGTAAAGCAACTAGAG CAAGAGCTGGAGATCACCACCGGACAGATGCGTTTGTTCGAGCGCCGGTTTGTCGTCAAGCTACAGGAACGCTCCTTGCGTGCCCTCGACGGTATATTAATGCTGCTCAAGCGAAATCACAGCTCGGTGGCCAAGGTTTGTCTACAGCTTAAGACCGCACGTCATAAGATGAAACT AGCTCAGATTGATTTGGCCGCCATTTTACACTTGTTTCACCTGTGCTACACTCATACGGCTAACGCACCTTCCGGCGCAAAACATCTCGATCATCTCACGGGACTTCTAAGACACTCCGTCATCGACAGTACTGAGCAATGCTACGAGGAAATGTTGCTTCCCGTGGTACGATTTTTAGACCAGACGGGTCCACTGAAAAACACTAGCGAGCAGCAGGACACTTTCGATGACGCATTCTTCTACACcgccaaacaaaacgaacgtgGTGATGTGGATGTTACGATCCATAGTGAACTGCTGCAGAAGCAGCTTCAGCGTCTCCTAGGGCGGGTTAATGATCGTTTCGTTACCACGGCAAAGGTATCCGGAAGCGGCAGCGGCCGGAACAGTGTCGACTTTGAGGATCAACCACTGCCGGAAGCCCATAACGAAGAGACGGAAGAGGAGGATGAAGATAATCGGATCGACAATCGAGCGGATTCCGATTTCCCGAAACTTGGTTCCAACGCTAGCGAATGGGTGAACTACGAAAAAATGTCTGATTTACCACTGTAA